The sequence ATAGAATTAATAACTTTAAAGAAACCCTTAAAGAAAATAACATTTTATATTGGAGTTTTAACACTATAGAAGAACTCAAGGCTCACTTAAGAATGCATATACCTATAAGGATTGATGATTTGAATTCTAAAGCTGAATATAACATTTCACGAGAAGTAGCAAAAATAGAAAATCATTTAATCGAAAAAAATGAATCATTCGAAAATAAAGATGATTTTGGTTTATTGGATTATATCTTTCAACTTGAAGACTATTTAGCAGATTCAAATATAGCTTTGACAAATATCTCTGAGAGCACCGTAAAAATTGGTGAAGACTTACAAAAGAAAGCTGAAGAAATTAAAAGAATTACAAAATTACCAAATACAAATAAAAATACTGTTCTTGAATATTTTAAACGAACTTCTAAAGTTATCAATGATTACTCCGATAGGATAAAACTAGAAACCCCAAATTTTTATGATAATTTTGAAGAAGCTATTAATGTTGGGTTAAAATATCTCAACTTAATTGATGAGGATAATATAGATGATAATTATGAGAGTTTAAATGGAACATATAATTCTGTTTCTTCACTAAAAGAGAATATTCCCGCCGCAATAAATGGAATGCTAGGCTTCTATAATGAAAGTGCTAAACTTCCAAATATTCAATCAGACCTTAATAAATCAAAAAGAAATCTAATGAAACAATTAGATGAATTAATATTTAAATTAAAGAAAACATTTGAACTTACTAATGAGTTCCAAGGTCAGATAGAGTATAAGCTAACATTATATAATAAAAATAAAATTGATTAAATCTAAAGTTGCTGGTGTAAGCTTTCAAATTCTGCTATAAGCAATTGTCATTACTTTATAGCAACGAAAAAATAAAGTTTTAAAATTTTCAATGAAAAACTATATCATTATGGAATATATTGATTTAAATATTAATGGAAAGGATTTTGTCATTATAAATTTTCCTAAAGATTCGGAAGTTGAGCAATTTGAAGGAAGTATAACTTATAAAGAAAAAGGTGAAATCTATTCCAAAGCACTTCCTAATCATAAGGATGGATACATTAAACTAATTTCTAAAATTAGTGAGCTTAATATTGAAAAAATATTTGATGAAATTTCTCCATATAATGTAAATGAAATTTCTGGTAAAAGATTTCTTGATTCTTTTCTCAATATAAAGGGAGTAACAATTGATGAAAATTTAAAAGAATTAAAAAAATATAAGTTCTTAAATAATCCTTATATATTCAAGCTAATCAAAAAATAATATTATTATGAATATTTTACAAATTAGAAACTCAGGACTTGTTAGAAAGCTCTGATCTTTTCGAGAAAAAATATGAATATGCCCATCAGGTGTTTCGGGATTTCAGACATGCAGAAAACACTGGAGAAATGCCTAATATCAGTATTATTTTTGAGGAAGATGGTATCTATATTTGTCAGTATGGCTCTTCTTATGTGTGGAAAGATCTTGATGAACTTAAAAACTATATAGAGAAAGAACAAATTGCATATAAAATCATTGACTATCAGGATTAAAAATATAATTACAGAAACCTAGAAATCTAAAAAAACCTGCTTAACAGCAGGTTTCTATTTTTTAAGACATCATTCCTTAAGAACCATTCGTAAGATGAAAATATCGTGGATCAGGATATTGAAATTCATAATCCAGTTCTGAAATTAATTTTGAGGGTGAAATTGTTCTGCCTTGGGTGGTACGTTCACCTGAATACGGCAGATCTTTCTGTGCATTGATGATCTCTTCTTTATTAGGATGCACAGGCGCCACCACATTATAGACTTTGGACTGAGACTTATTCTCCAGCATTTTTTCAACGACTGAACAAATATCCGCATAATGAATATGGTTAACCAGCAGATCCAGATTGGATATATTATAATTCTTTAGAAGCCTCTGGTCTCCCATTAACCCTGCCAATCTCAAAATATTAACTTCAGGAAATCTGCTTTTTATAATACCCTCGCTTGGCACATCATCTGCAAGACGGTCATCTTCCGTAAACTCTTTTTCAGTATCAGGATATACTCCTGTAGAGCTCATCAAATAGACCTGACCTTTATAATCTCCAAGAAATGCAAGTAAATTCTTAGCTCTATCATACAAAGGAATTTCAGCTCCTCTCACTCCCGAAAACGGAACTGTGATAATCACCGCATCCAACTGTGGCGCTATTTCCCACTCCTGCATTGTTTCCGATATATCATCATCTGGAAAGCTAACTTGAGTGATGTGGTATCCTTTAGCGGATAAATCTTTTATCTTAGACGCTGAAGTGGTGGTTGCAAAAATCTCATATTGACCCGATAACTTCTCTGCTATATGAGTGCCTAACCAACCACAACCTATAATTCCAATTTTTTTCATTTTTTAATTTATGAATCTATTTGTTAAAAAACAAATGTTTGTCTATGAATCCATCAACACTTCTCCATCCTTCAAAACCATATACTCCTGTCCTACCTCATCAGAAATTCTTTTTAGATCATTCTCATCAAACAGCTGTGGAATATAACATTTCTCATGCGAAAATAATCCATAATGTATCGGAACCAGTTTTTTAGCATGTAAAAGATGAGCCGCAGAAAAAGCTTCCTTCAAATTAAGTGAAGCTGGAACCGGGCTGTATTCCAATCCTATTATTTCAAAGTTCACAACAACACCATTAGCAGGCAAAAATGCATACTCTATATTTTCATTCTCTTTTCCCAATTTCCAGAACTGGTTATGCCAAATGGTATCTCCACCATGAAAAATTTTAGTGGTTGCATCTTCCACGATCCATGAAGACTGAATTTCTCCTACTCCGTCCATTGCAAATACAGGTTTAAAGGTAATATTGTTTTCTGTAAAAACTTCATTAAGGTTCAATACAACCATTTCAATATCACCCATAATCTTTCTGACAACTGATTCTAACCCTGAGTATACAATTAGTTTCCCATTCTTTTTCAGGCATTTTTCCACAACACTTTTATCAAAATGATCCAGATGCATATGGGTAAATAAGATATAATCTGCTTCTATCTCATCTGTAAAAGAGATTACTTCATCTACAGCCTCTCCTAATACAGGTTTGTAATAAGAAAAATCCTCTACTGCATCCATCAAAACTGTTTTCCCCTGAGAAATCAGTTTTATTCCTGCCCAGTTTAATTTTTGTATTTCCATATTCTTTTTTCAACAAAGGAAAAGACTTATAGAAGGTCAAACAATAAACAAAAGTTAATTAATTCTCTTTCTGATTCGGCTCAGAGAAATTGGAGTGATCCCGATATATGACGCCAGATATTTTAAAGGAATATTCTGAATATAATGGGGCTTGTTGGCTAATAGATATTCATAAAGATCCTGAGGAGTATTTTTAAGCAGAAGCATTTCGCGTTTCATTGCGGCATTCAGTTTCCTGGTCAGATAATAATTTTGCACAAAACGACACTCAGGGTTTACAGCGAACATATCTTTTACCTCATCTAAAGTAATTTCCCAGGCAAGACCACTGCTGATGGATTCATAAATACCTTCAGAACCTTTATCTCCAACGGTAAAAATATCACCGGGAAAGTAGAATTCTGCACAAACTTCGGTATCGATGTCTGAAGTACTGTTAATGTAGTATTTACGGACAAGCCCATCTTCAAGAAGATAGGCTTTATGGTCCGGGAATATGTTTTTCTTTAAAAACTCAACCTCAGCAAATTTCTCCCAAACAGGATCACTATCCTCTACATTGAGGTGTGAAAACAGTTGTTTGTTAATACTAGCCAATGCTGAATTATTTATAATTTACAGTAAGTTTTCGTCTACAAGGTTCGGAAGGGTTACCTTTAGGTTAGGTTCAGCTTCCATCGCTCTTTTAATTGCGAAAATAGCCCCTTCATTTCTTGCCCAGCTTCTTCTTGAGATTCCGTTATTCACGTCCCAGAAAAGCATAGACTTTAGTCTTCTGTCGGCATCATCACTGCCATCCAGCAGCATTCCGAAACCTCCATTGATTACTTCTCCCCAGCCTACTCCACCACCATTATGGATAGAAACCCAGGTTGCCCCACGGAAACTGTCACCAATAACGTTGTGAATGGCCATATCTGCCGTAAATCTGGAACCATCGTAGATATTGGAAGTCTCTCTGTAAGGAGAATCTGTTCCGGAAACATCATGATGGTCTCTTCCTAATACAACCGGTCCTATCTCACCATTTTTAATCGCTTTATTGAAGGCTTCAGCAATCTTCATTCTTCCTTCTGCATCGGCATACAGGATTCTTGCCTGTGATCCTACTACCAATTTATTTTCCTGTGCTCCTTTGATCCACTGAATATTATCCTTCATCTGCTGCTGGATCTCTTCAGGAGAGTTTTTAATCATTTCTTCTAATACAGCACATGCAATTTCATCAGTTTTCTGTAGATCTTCCGGTTTTCCGCTTGCACATACCCAACGGAATGGTCCAAAACCGTAGTCAAAGCACATTGGTCCCATAATATCCTGAACATAACTTGGATATTTAAATTCTCTTCCTAATGTTGGATTATCTGCCATTACATCTGCTCCGGCTCTGGAAGCTTCCAACAAGAAGGCATTCCCGTAATCGAAGAAGTAAGTTCCTTTTTCTGTATGTTTATTGATCGCTGCAGCGTGTCTTCTTAAAGTTTCCTGAACTTTTTCTTTAAATAATTCAGGGTCTTCAGCCATCATTGCATTGGATTCTTCAAAACTTTGTCCTACCGGATAATATCCACCCGCCCAAGGATTGTGAAGTGATGTCTGGTCTGAACCAATGTCAATTCTTAAATCTTCTTTGTCAAATTTTTCCCAAACGTCCACAATGTTTCCAAGGTACGCTAAAGAAACCGTTTCTTTATTTTGTTGCGCTTCTCTTACTCTTTTTACCAATGCATCAAGGTCTTCATAAATTTCATTCACCCATTTCTGATCATGACGGATTTTGGTGATTTTTGGATTTACTTCTGCACATACGGTAACACAACCGGCAATATTTCCTGCTTTTGGCTGAGCTCCACTCATTCCTCCTAATCCTGAAGTTACGAAAAGTCCTCCTTTTGGCTCTTTATTGATCTTTCTGAAAGCGTTTAAAGCGGTAATCGTTGTTCCGTGAACAATTCCCTGTGGGCCGATGTACATATAACTTCCTGCAGTCATTTGCCCGTACTGCGTTACGCCAAGAGCATTGAATTTCTCCCAATCATCCGGTTTTGAATAGTTCGGGATCATCATCCCGTTCGTTACGACTACTCTTGGTGCATCTTTATGAGACGGAAACAATCCCATCGGATGTCCTGAATACATGACCAAAGTCTGCTCATTGGTCATTTCAGAGAGATACTTCATCGTCAACAGATATTGTGCCCAGTTAGAGAAAACAGCACCATTTCCCCCGTAAGTAATCAATTCATGAGGGTGCTGAGCCACTGCATAATCCAGATTGTTCTGAATCATCAGCATAATGGCTTTCGCCTGCTCAGATTTTCCCGGATAATCTTCAATGGATCTCGCTTTCATCTCGTAATCCGGACGGAAACGATACATATAAATTCTTCCGTAATCCTCCAACTCCTGCTTAAATTCAGGAATTAATTCTGCATGAAACTTGGGATCGAAATAACGTAAAGCATTCTTTAATGCCAGTTTTTTCTCTTCTTCCCCTAAAATTTCTTTACGCTTTGGAGCATGGTTGATATTGGTCTCGTATGGTTGTGGTTGTGGCAGTTGATTAGGAATCCCCTGCTGTATCTGTTCTTGGAATGTCATATTGCTATTTAAAGTTCTATGTTTAAACAATGTTTGAAGTTTTAAAGATATTCAAATTATGAAATATAGGCAACAAAAGAGGGGAAAAGCAAAGTGGGAAAGAACGAATAAGCAAAAAAATTAATTATCAACCCTGTGAAAAGATAATCAACAGTATATTTTTAATACTATATTTGAAAAGATGCACTCACATTCCCCTCCTCTGGAGGGGGTGGATTTCAAAATTCAAAGAATTTTGGAAGACGGGGTGGTTAAAACACACAAATGAAAGAAATACTAACCTCCATCAATGGAATTCCCATTCATAAAAATTTTGTAGAAAACCTTCCCTATAATCCCTATTTAAAAGTATTATTAAAAGAAAAACGTAAAGCCAGAATACTAGGTGAAGTTATCTTCTGGAAAAAAGTTAGGGCAAGAACTTTTCATCATATTGATTTCGACAGACAAAGAATTATTGGAAACTATATTGTCGATTTTTATGTGAAATCTTTAGGATTAATTATAGAAATTGATGGTTCAAGCCATGAAGGGAAAGAAGTTTATGATGACATTAGGCAAAAATATCTGGAATCTTTAGGTCTATTGGTTTTTAGGATTGCTGATTTTGACGTAAGGAATAATCTTGTGTTGACTATGAAAGATTTAGAGGATTTTATTATTACGCATTATGGAACCACCCCGTCTTCAAAAATTTGATAATTTTTGAATCCACCCCTCCAGAGGAGGGGAATTTCTTCTTACAAAATAAGATTATCATTCAGATGAAAAATAAAAAACCTCACTGAAATTTAGTAAGGTTTATATTTTATATATAGTATTTCTTAGCGTATCCTTCGTTTTTATTTTTTAATAAATTTCTCAACAGATTTCTCTTTACTTCCATTCAGATGAATATAATAAACACCTTTAGGCAGATTAGAAACATCAATCGTGGAGGTTAACTCTTTTGAATTGATAACCACCCTTCCTAAGCTATCCATAATTTGATACTGATTAAACCCTTCTGTTCTTACATTAATAATACCCGTTGTTGGATTAGGATAAATCAAATTTTTCTTTGCTGTTTTTGTCTCTTTAGTCCCTAATAAGCTTTGAGGAATAAGTCTCGCAATTCCTTTTGTATATTGACCGTCAAAATAATCAAATTCTCCTGCGACAACAA is a genomic window of Chryseobacterium nakagawai containing:
- a CDS encoding Rossmann-fold NAD(P)-binding domain-containing protein produces the protein MKKIGIIGCGWLGTHIAEKLSGQYEIFATTTSASKIKDLSAKGYHITQVSFPDDDISETMQEWEIAPQLDAVIITVPFSGVRGAEIPLYDRAKNLLAFLGDYKGQVYLMSSTGVYPDTEKEFTEDDRLADDVPSEGIIKSRFPEVNILRLAGLMGDQRLLKNYNISNLDLLVNHIHYADICSVVEKMLENKSQSKVYNVVAPVHPNKEEIINAQKDLPYSGERTTQGRTISPSKLISELDYEFQYPDPRYFHLTNGS
- a CDS encoding MBL fold metallo-hydrolase, giving the protein MEIQKLNWAGIKLISQGKTVLMDAVEDFSYYKPVLGEAVDEVISFTDEIEADYILFTHMHLDHFDKSVVEKCLKKNGKLIVYSGLESVVRKIMGDIEMVVLNLNEVFTENNITFKPVFAMDGVGEIQSSWIVEDATTKIFHGGDTIWHNQFWKLGKENENIEYAFLPANGVVVNFEIIGLEYSPVPASLNLKEAFSAAHLLHAKKLVPIHYGLFSHEKCYIPQLFDENDLKRISDEVGQEYMVLKDGEVLMDS
- a CDS encoding Crp/Fnr family transcriptional regulator — translated: MASINKQLFSHLNVEDSDPVWEKFAEVEFLKKNIFPDHKAYLLEDGLVRKYYINSTSDIDTEVCAEFYFPGDIFTVGDKGSEGIYESISSGLAWEITLDEVKDMFAVNPECRFVQNYYLTRKLNAAMKREMLLLKNTPQDLYEYLLANKPHYIQNIPLKYLASYIGITPISLSRIRKRIN
- a CDS encoding urocanate hydratase — translated: MTFQEQIQQGIPNQLPQPQPYETNINHAPKRKEILGEEEKKLALKNALRYFDPKFHAELIPEFKQELEDYGRIYMYRFRPDYEMKARSIEDYPGKSEQAKAIMLMIQNNLDYAVAQHPHELITYGGNGAVFSNWAQYLLTMKYLSEMTNEQTLVMYSGHPMGLFPSHKDAPRVVVTNGMMIPNYSKPDDWEKFNALGVTQYGQMTAGSYMYIGPQGIVHGTTITALNAFRKINKEPKGGLFVTSGLGGMSGAQPKAGNIAGCVTVCAEVNPKITKIRHDQKWVNEIYEDLDALVKRVREAQQNKETVSLAYLGNIVDVWEKFDKEDLRIDIGSDQTSLHNPWAGGYYPVGQSFEESNAMMAEDPELFKEKVQETLRRHAAAINKHTEKGTYFFDYGNAFLLEASRAGADVMADNPTLGREFKYPSYVQDIMGPMCFDYGFGPFRWVCASGKPEDLQKTDEIACAVLEEMIKNSPEEIQQQMKDNIQWIKGAQENKLVVGSQARILYADAEGRMKIAEAFNKAIKNGEIGPVVLGRDHHDVSGTDSPYRETSNIYDGSRFTADMAIHNVIGDSFRGATWVSIHNGGGVGWGEVINGGFGMLLDGSDDADRRLKSMLFWDVNNGISRRSWARNEGAIFAIKRAMEAEPNLKVTLPNLVDENLL
- a CDS encoding endonuclease domain-containing protein, which encodes MKEILTSINGIPIHKNFVENLPYNPYLKVLLKEKRKARILGEVIFWKKVRARTFHHIDFDRQRIIGNYIVDFYVKSLGLIIEIDGSSHEGKEVYDDIRQKYLESLGLLVFRIADFDVRNNLVLTMKDLEDFIITHYGTTPSSKI